Proteins encoded in a region of the Salvelinus namaycush isolate Seneca unplaced genomic scaffold, SaNama_1.0 Scaffold195, whole genome shotgun sequence genome:
- the LOC120037872 gene encoding cathepsin D-like isoform X2 has translation MKVLYLCLFAALALASDALVRIPLRKFRSIRRTLTDSGRAAEELLAGKEHTKYSNLGFPSSSNGPTPETLKNFMDAQYYGEIGLGTPVQTFTVVFDTGSSNLWVPSIHCSFTDIACLLHHKYNGAKSSTYVKNGTAFAIQYGSGSLSGYLSQDTCTIGGLSIEEQGFGEAIKQPGIAFIAAKFDGILGMAYPRISVDGVAPPFDNIMSQKKVEQNVFSFYLNRNPDSEPGGELLLGGTDPKYYSGDFQYLNVSRQAYWQIHMDGMAVGSQLSLCKGGCEAIVDTGTSLITGPVAEVKVLQKAIGATPLIQGEYMVNCDKIPTMPVITFNLGGQSYSLTAEQYVLKESQAGKTICLSGFMGLDIPAPAGPLWILGDVFIGQYYTVFDRDNNRVGFAKSK, from the exons ATGAAGGTTTTGTACCTGTGTCTTTTCGCGGCACTTGCTTTGGCATCTGATGCACTCGTCCG aaTTCCGTTGAGGAAGTTCCGTTCCATCAGGCGTACCCTGACTGACTCGGGGAGGGCAGCAGAAGAGCTGTTGGCCGGGAAGGAACACACTAAGTACAGTAACCTGGGCTTCCCCTCCTCCAGCAATGGACCCACTCCAGAAACCCTGAAGAACTTTATGGAT gcTCAGTACTACGGTGAGATCGGCCTGGGGACTCCCGTCCAGACATTCACTGTGGTGTTTGATACAGGCTCCTCCAACTTGTGGGTCCCTTCTATCCACTGCTCCTTCACAGACATCGCCTGCT tgCTTCACCACAAGTATAACGGTGCCAAGTCCAGCACGTATGTAAAGAATGGAACGGCCTTCGCCATCCAGTATGGGTCTGGCAGTCTGTCTGGGTACCTCAGCCAAGACACATGCACG ATTGGAGGCCTGTCCATAGAGGAACAGGGGTTCGGTGAGGCCATCAAGCAGCCTGGTATAGCCTTCATCGCTGCTAAGTTTGATGGCATCCTGGGCATGGCCTACCCCCGTATCTCTGTGGACGGGGTCGCTCCACCGTTCGACAACATCATGAGCCAGAAGAAAGTAGAGCAGAACGTCTTCTCCTTCTACCTCAACAG GAACCCAGACTCTGAGCCCGGCGGTGAGCTCCTACTGGGAGGAACTGACCCCAAGTACTACAGTGGAGACTTCCAATACCTCAACGTCAGCCGCCAGGCCTACTGGCAGATCCACATGGACGG gaTGGCTGTGGGGAGCCAGCTGAGTCTGTGTAAGGGAGGCTGTGAGGCCATCGTGGACACCGGCACGTCCCTCATCACCGGCCCCGTGGCCGAGGTCAAGGTCCTGCAGAAGGCCATCGGAGCAACCCCACTCATCCAGGGAGAG TACATGGTGAACTGTGATAAGATTCCCACCATGCCTGTCATCACATTCAACCTGGGAGGACAGTCCTACAGTCTGACTGCAGAGCAGTACGTCCTCAAG GAGAGCCAGGCTGGTAAGACCATCTGCCTGAGTGGCTTCATGGGCCTGGACATCCCCGCCCCCGCCGGGCCGCTGTGGATCCTGGGAGATGTATTCATTGGCCAATACTACACTGTGTTTGACCGTGACAACAACAGGGTGGGCTTCGCTAA GTCCAAGTAG
- the LOC120037872 gene encoding cathepsin D-like isoform X1: MKVLYLCLFAALALASDALVRIPLRKFRSIRRTLTDSGRAAEELLAGKEHTKYSNLGFPSSSNGPTPETLKNFMDAQYYGEIGLGTPVQTFTVVFDTGSSNLWVPSIHCSFTDIACLLHHKYNGAKSSTYVKNGTAFAIQYGSGSLSGYLSQDTCTIGGLSIEEQGFGEAIKQPGIAFIAAKFDGILGMAYPRISVDGVAPPFDNIMSQKKVEQNVFSFYLNRNPDSEPGGELLLGGTDPKYYSGDFQYLNVSRQAYWQIHMDGMAVGSQLSLCKGGCEAIVDTGTSLITGPVAEVKVLQKAIGATPLIQGEYMVNCDKIPTMPVITFNLGGQSYSLTAEQYVLKESQAGKTICLSGFMGLDIPAPAGPLWILGDVFIGQYYTVFDRDNNRVGFAKSK; this comes from the exons ATGAAGGTTTTGTACCTGTGTCTTTTCGCGGCACTTGCTTTGGCATCTGATGCACTCGTCCG aaTTCCGTTGAGGAAGTTCCGTTCCATCAGGCGTACCCTGACTGACTCGGGGAGGGCAGCAGAAGAGCTGTTGGCCGGGAAGGAACACACTAAGTACAGTAACCTGGGCTTCCCCTCCTCCAGCAATGGACCCACTCCAGAAACCCTGAAGAACTTTATGGAT gcTCAGTACTACGGTGAGATCGGCCTGGGGACTCCCGTCCAGACATTCACTGTGGTGTTTGATACAGGCTCCTCCAACTTGTGGGTCCCTTCTATCCACTGCTCCTTCACAGACATCGCCTGCT tgCTTCACCACAAGTATAACGGTGCCAAGTCCAGCACGTATGTAAAGAATGGAACGGCCTTCGCCATCCAGTATGGGTCTGGCAGTCTGTCTGGGTACCTCAGCCAAGACACATGCACG ATTGGAGGCCTGTCCATAGAGGAACAGGGGTTCGGTGAGGCCATCAAGCAGCCTGGTATAGCCTTCATCGCTGCTAAGTTTGATGGCATCCTGGGCATGGCCTACCCCCGTATCTCTGTGGACGGGGTCGCTCCACCGTTCGACAACATCATGAGCCAGAAGAAAGTAGAGCAGAACGTCTTCTCCTTCTACCTCAACAG GAACCCAGACTCTGAGCCCGGCGGTGAGCTCCTACTGGGAGGAACTGACCCCAAGTACTACAGTGGAGACTTCCAATACCTCAACGTCAGCCGCCAGGCCTACTGGCAGATCCACATGGACGG gaTGGCTGTGGGGAGCCAGCTGAGTCTGTGTAAGGGAGGCTGTGAGGCCATCGTGGACACCGGCACGTCCCTCATCACCGGCCCCGTGGCCGAGGTCAAGGTCCTGCAGAAGGCCATCGGAGCAACCCCACTCATCCAGGGAGAG TACATGGTGAACTGTGATAAGATTCCCACCATGCCTGTCATCACATTCAACCTGGGAGGACAGTCCTACAGTCTGACTGCAGAGCAGTACGTCCTCAAG GAGAGCCAGGCTGGTAAGACCATCTGCCTGAGTGGCTTCATGGGCCTGGACATCCCCGCCCCCGCCGGGCCGCTGTGGATCCTGGGAGATGTATTCATTGGCCAATACTACACTGTGTTTGACCGTGACAACAACAGGGTGGGCTTCGCTAAGTCCAAGTAG